A segment of the Fusobacterium ulcerans genome:
CATGTCTATTTTTTCAATATCAGTTACTGGATGAAGAATTTTTCCATGTTCAAAGTATTCTCTGATATCTCTTATAAGCCACGGATTTCCAAATATACCTCTGGCAAGCATGATTCCATCTACTCCTGAATAATCTACTCTCTCTTTAGCATCTTCAGCAGTAAATATATCTCCATTTCCTATTACTGGAATATCTACACTTTCCTTTACCTGTTTTATAAGACTCCAGTCAGCTTTTCCAGTATACATCTGCTCTCTTGTTCTTCCATGAACTGTTATATGTTTACATCCAGTTTCCTGAGCTATTTTAGCTATTTCAACAGGATTTTTACTTTCCTTGTAACCTACTCTTATTTTTATAGAGAGGTCAGTCTTATCATCTAAGGCGCTTCTCATTTCAGAAAGCATAGCTCTCACAAGTTCAGGCTGCTCCATAAGAGCTGCTCCATATCCATTGTTGACTATTTTTTTCATAGGACATCCTGAATTTATATCTATATGTTTTACTCCAAGACTCTCTACAAATTTTGCACTTTCTACCATCTTTTTTATATCTTTACCAAAAAGCTGTACAGAATCTCCTTCTCTCAATCTTAAAATAACTTTGAGAGTTTTTTCACAAGCAACCTCCAAAGCATTTATACTTACCATTTCTGTAAATAAAAGATCTGGTTTAAATTCTTTTAAAATTCCTCTATATGTATAATCTGTAACTCCTGCAATAGGAGCAGTATATATTTTTATCATAAATTTTTCTTCCTCCGACATCAAATAAAAAAAGGTATCTCAATCTAAAAATTTTACCATATTTATGATATTTTTTCAATATAACTAGACATATTAGAGTAAAAAAATTATTTTTAAAAAAATAAAAGCCCTGAACAAGTCAAGGCTTTTACTGTGAACTATTTGTCAAATCTTATTTTAGCTTCATCTACAATAATATCTAAGAATTCATCCAGCTTCATAGATTCTTGTTGTTGAGAACCGAATTTTCTTATATTCACTTCTCTGTTTTCAACTTCATTTTTACCTAAAATAAGCTGTACAGGAACTTTATATTTTCCGTTAGCTTCTCTGATTTTATATCCAATAGATTCTGCTCTGTCATCAATTTCTGCTCTGATTCCTCTTTCTTGAAGAGCTTTAAATATCTCTTTAGCATAAGGAACTACTTCATCATTGATAGTTAATATTTTTACTTGAGTAGGTGCCAACCATAATGGGAAAGCTCCTGCAAAGTGTTCAATAAGGATTCCGATAAATCTTTCGATCGAACCATAAACAACTCTGTGAATCATTACTGGTCTATGTTTTTCACCATCTTCTCCAATATAGCTGATATCAAATCTTTCAGGAAGATTGAAGTCTAACTGGATAGTTCCACATTGCCAAGTTCTTCCAATAGCATCTTTGATTTTGAAGTCTAATTTAGGTCCGTAGAAAGCTCCATCTCCAGGATTTAATTTATATGGTTTTCCAATTTTATCAAGAGCTCCAGCAAGTGCAGCTTCTGCTTTTTCCCATATTTCATTTGAACCAATTGCTTTTTCTGGTTTAGTTGATAATTCAATATGATATTCAAATCCGAATAGTTTGCTGTAGAATTTATCTATCAGTTCAACTACTCCAATGATTTCTTCTTCTATTTGATCTGGAGTCATAAATATATGAGCATCATCCTGAGTGAATGATCTTACTCTCATAAGTCCATGTAAAGCTCCTGAAAATTCATGTCTGTGAACTGTTCCTAATTCTCCACATCTGATTGGGAAATCTTTATATGAATGTAATTGATATTTATATGCTAAGATCCCACCTGGGCAGTTCATAGGTTTTATAGCAAATTCAGTCTCATCTATTGTTGAAGTATACATATTTTCTCTATAATTAAACCAGTGACCTGAAATTTCCCATAATTCTTTATTAAGCATTATTGGAGTAGTGATTTCCTGATATCCAGCAAGAGTATGCTCTCTTCTCCAAAGGTCTATAAGAGTATTTCTTATAACCATTCCTTTTGGAAGAAATATTGGGAATCCTGGTCCATATTCGCTTACAAAGAATAAATCTAATTCTTTTCCTAATTTTCTATGGTCTCTTCTTTCCGCTTCTTCTAATAGAGTTAAATAAGCTTTTAATTTAGCTTCATCAGAGAAAGCAAATCCGTATATTCTTTGAAGCATTTTATTGTTAGAGTCTCCTCTCCAATAAGCTCCAGCAACTGATTTTAATTTGAAAGCTTTCAAGTATGATGTAGAAGGTACATGAGGTCCTCTACATAGATCCATAAATTCTCCCTGTTTGTAGAAAGAAAGTATTTCTCCTTGAGCTATTTCTTTTATGATTTCCACTTTATAGATTTCACCTAATTTTTCAAAGTGCTCTATAGCTTCCTCTCTAGTCATCATAACTCTTTCAATTTTTTCATTTTCTTTTACTATTTTCTTCATTTCAGCTTCAATTTTTACTAAATCTTCTTCTGTAAACTGCTCCTTTGGATCAAAGTCATAATAGAATCCATTTTCTATAGCTGGTCCTATTGCTACTTTTGTTCCTGGGAATAATCTGATAACAGCTTGAGCCATCAAGTGAGCTGTTGAGTGTCTTATTACCTCTTCTCCCTCTTCACTGTCAGCTGGTATAAATTCTACTTTTGCATCTCTGTCTAAAATTGTTGCCATATCCATTAGTGTTCCATCTATTTTAACAGCTACTGCTTTTTTTGCTAAAGAGTTGCTGATACTCTTTGCTACTTCAAACATATTAACTTGCCCTTCAAATTCTTTTATATCTCCGCTTGGTAATTCTACTTTCATAATTTCCTCCTATTTATATACATTCAAATTTTTAATCTACTATATCTTGTGGTTTCAATCCATCAAATAAGTAAGTTTGAGGGCTTGTTTTTTGCTTAGCATCTGTATCTGCTCCAAGACCAAATATAGGTTTGTCTGGGAATGCAAGTAATGTAAATTGAAGAGCTACTCTCCACTCATAATCTCTTGTTCCTAGATCATATTCTCTCTCATAAGCTACCGCCCATTCATAATATCCAAACTCTTTACCTATTTCTACTCCTAAACCATCAAGTGAACTTTTTCTTCTGTTCTTACTAGAAGTATCTTTAAAGTTCTCATAAAATTTAGCATAAGTTTTTACATTCCATCCTTCACTTGGTTTCCCAATTTTTGCCATCAGACTTACTTTATGCTCTCTATTCAATCTATCCCAGCTTCCACTGTTCCATCCTGAATTTTCTTCCACTTCGTATCCAAATCCAACTCTATTTTGAGAATAGAATATTCTCGCTTTTACTTCTTCTAGAGAATCCCATAAATCTCCAGTTTTATCATATCTTGCCTCATTTCTCTGCATCATAAGATGTATCTTGAAGTTACGTTTGTAATCTCCAAGACTATTAAATCTATCATACATTATACTGTTAAGATTGAAATTTACACTATTTCTTTCTCTATCTCTCAAGATATCCCTTACTCTGTAAAGTTCTGCCTGTGTCAGCTGATTAGAATCTTTATTAAATTCAAGCTCAGCATATTTTTTTAATTCTTCATCTGTAAATCTTTTATCTCTGTATTCATAGGTAAATGACAATACATCTGAATTATTAATGTTTCTAATTCTTCCATCTGTTAAAAGTACTTTTGCTCCATCTTCTTTATGCTTATAATCTTCATATGTAACTCTATAATAATTTTCTACATCTCCACCATCTAAAAATGAAACTCCATAGATTTTATTATCTACATCTATTTCTTTAAGATCATGTGTATAATTTCTTCTTACATCTGTACCTTGACTGAAATCAAATCCTAGTCTATTGTCTCCAAAAGAATATTGATATGCATATGTATTTGCTCTGATTTTTTCTTTAGCATTATCTACATTTTTCATATCCCATATTTTAGAATCTATTCCCTGATTTTGATAAGATAATCTATGTCCTTCATAGTTATATACTGCTCCATAATTTCTGAAAGTTAAATCATTGTAGTTTCTGTCTCTTTCATTTTCACTTGTGTATTGTCTATCCTGTCCATAGTTCAATGATAGTGATTGTCTATCATCAATTTTAAAGTTTACATCATTTTTAAATGTCTGCCCATTAAGCTCGCTTGTGTCAGCAGGATTTTCTCTTCTCTTATATTCAATGTTATATGCTGTTTCTGTATTGCCTATCATTGCATTGATAGTATCTTTAATTTCATAGATATTATCTTTGTTTTTTAATCTGATATCTTCAGGGTTCATAGTTTTCTTTCTAATATCATTATAGGCAGTACCAAATTTAACATCTCCAGAATCATAATCATATCTTTGATAGAAAAGATTCAAATCATTACTTAAAGCAAAATCCATTTTTCTATTTTTGTTGTCTGTATTATCAAAAAGCTGTATTGTATGATTAAGTTTTAATTGAGTTCTAAGAGTTGAATCTTCCCCATTTGTATAATGTCTAGTATATGGGTTATATCCTTTATCATACTTATCATATCTCACACCACCAAATAGTGCTAATTCTCCAAAAGCTCCAAGAGGTATTTCATTTCTTTCAGCTCCAAATTCATAGAATTTAGACTCATTTACATATTGTCTGTATGAATTAACTGAAAAAGCCGGTTCATAATAGATTCCATCTCTATCCCAGAATTTTTCCTTTGTCTGTCCAGTTGCAAAGGTAAATTTAGTAGTATCATTATAGAAATCTACATATGCTCTTTCTTCTCTGAAATCGCTGTATATTATATTTTCAAATCTATTGTACTCTTTATCTCTTTCATTAGATCCCTTTACAACCTTTTCTCTTAAAGGATCATCCATCAAATCAAGCTTTCTTTCATGTTCATTGATGTTATATCCAGCTTTTATTCTGTAGTCTCCCCAGAAATCATAGTCACCAAAAGATACTCTCAAATCTCTGCTGTCATATTGAGAATATTCTCTGATTGTACTTGGATTATATTTATAGTAGAAGTTTCCTCCTAAAAGACTGTTGTATTGAATCATAGAATCTAAGTTTGGATCTCTCTCCCATAGTCCTAGTTTTCTAAATTTATCCCCATTTTTTTCATCATAGCTAAATCCTATATTATTTTTCTTTTCAAAAAATTCAAATCCAAAATCTTCAGCTCTTGACTGTGTATCTTTTAATGTTGAACCTGGGTCCATGTCATATAAATAATTATAATATCCACCAACTCTGTATCTGCTGTTATCTTTATACAATTCAATCTGTGAATAAAGATCATTATCTATATTACTTCCATAGTCTATATCATCTATATCATCATAGACCATAAGAGCATAAGCTTCCTTATCATCAGTCAATTTTAATCTGGTTTTCAATGTTATATCTTTATCTGGTCCCAATTCCTTTAAGTCTGAATTCATTGAGAAGAAACTTATTGTAGAATCAAGTTTTGGTCTGGTATTATTTAAGAATCTTCCATTTCCCTCATAGTCAGTTATTATATCTTCCAACTTAGGAATCATATTATATGTTCCATTGATAGCATTAAATTGTAAAATTCCCTTTTCACCATTATATTCATGAGAATAATTCAGTCTATATCTTTTATTTTTTTCCTCATAATCAACAGGGTCATTATATTTTTCTTTATTATCAGCTTTTGACCAAATCAGAGCATCATCTATATTTAATTTTGCTGTTCCAAATTTATCTGTTTTATACCAGTTTTCCCATCTTCCTATTAATAGTCCCATTTGATCAGCAAATTTAGGAGCAAATCCTCCTTTAAATTTACTGTCTTTATCTCCATAAAGAACTCCCCATGAAGTCTGCCATCCATAGTAATCTTTTGTTCCCCATTCTGGGAATAAAGGAACTTCTGAATCCTGTCTTATATTAACTCTATACCATGGTATACTGAAAGGAAAAATATCATTATCCCCTAAGTATAGGTCACTCCCTTTTAAAGTAAGCTGTTTATCTGGCTCAACTATTATTTCCTTAGAAAGAAGATGATATCCTGCTTGATTTGGATCTGCTGTTTCAACTACATTGTAGTCAGTTGTCAGCCATCCATTATTTATATAAAGATTTCCATTTGCATATTCAAATACTTTTCCACCAAAATATATTTTATCATTTGGTGCTTCTCCTCCAGTTACCTTTCCAATTTCAAGATATCCAAAGTTATTGTAAAAAACTCCTTGGTCTCCATCTAAAGATACATCTCCATTGGTTGACTCTAATTTAAGTATACCTGTAGGCTGATCTACCTGTGTTATTATGTTCCCTTTAAGATACGCTCTATTTTTTTCTTTATCTCTCTGCATATCAAAAACTTTTAATTTTAAATCTCCATACTTTACATTAACACCACTTTGAGAAGTAACTGTATCATTAAGAAGGTCAACTTCTATCTCATCAGCTCCACCTAATATTCTGTCACTGGTGTTGTTAATATTTCCCGTGGGAACACTACTCATTCCCAGAATATTTAAAGAAATTATAATATATGCTGCTGTAAGATAAATTTTTCTCCTCATAATCTCAATCCTTCTCCTTAATTAATGTTTGAAATAATTATATCACAAATATGAACAAATTAGAATAACAGAGCAATATTTTATTTAAAGAAAAAGAGACTGTCCTTTTAGAAAACAACAGTCTCTTTAAAATATCTAATTAATATGCAGCTAGCTTTTCTTTTATTTCTTCTTTAGGTCTTAATCCAACTACCTGGTCTACTCTTATCCCATTTTCAAAAACTACCATCGTTGGGATACTCTTTATTCCAAATTGTCCTGCCAAGCTTGGATTTTCATCAACATTAACTTTGTATATCTTTACTTTTCCCTCTTCAGAAATTTCTTCTAAAATTGGAGCAAGCACTTTGCAAGGTCCACACCATTCAGCCCAAAAATCCACAATTACAATCCCTTTATTATTTATAACTTCTTCTTTAAAAGTAATCTCATTCAGATTGATTAAACTGCTCACTATTTATCCTCCCTGCTTTAAGAAAATTCTTATCTGCAAATCCATACTATTATATCATACATACTTAATATATTGTACAAATTTATTCAGGAAAAATCAAGTTTTTTTAAGAGTATAGCTTTCCTAAAAGAATGTTCTTTTCAGTGTTTTCTCTGACACTTTTTATTATTGTGATACCTTTTGAAACATCTCCTATCAATATAGCACCTTTTAGCTTATTTTCCTCAAAATATAATTTTTTATAAATACTTTTTTTAGTGTCTATATCTTCAATAAACTCTTCACACTCTTTTCCATTTCCAATCAAACCGATAGAAATAAGTTTGATATTCATTCCATCAAAATTAAGCGGCTGAATTTGTTCCTTATAAACAGCACTATCTCCACTTGCATTTATTCCTGCTGTTTTTCCCTGTTCCATAGCTATCTGCCAAAGTCCTATTACTTTTCCTTCATATTCTGCTGCATCTCCACAAGCATAAATATCTTTTTCAGAAGTTTCCATTTTTTCATTTACGATTATTCCTCTTCCAGTTTGAAGCCCCATATCCACAGCTAGTTGTTTATTAGGAAGTATTCCTGCACTTATAACTACTAAATCTGCCATAATATGTTCTCCTTTTTCAAGAACAACAGAAGATACTTTTCCTTCTCCCTCCAAATGATCAACAACTACACCTTTATATACCTTTACTCCTGAACGCACTATTGCCTGCTCTAATATTTTAGATCCTTTTTCATCTAGCTGTCTAGGTAAAATTCTCTGCATCATTTCTATTACTGAAACTTCCATTCCCAGCTCTTTCAGTCCCCATGCTGCCTCCAGTCCAAGAACTCCTCCACCAATAACAACTGCTCTTTTACATTTCTTTACATATTCTTTTACATTTTCTGTATCTTTCATACTTCTAATAGTAAAAACTCCATCTAAAGAAGCATTTTTTATAGGCGGGATAAAACATTCTGATCCAGTAGCCAATATCAATTTATCATATAAGTACTCTTTTCCGCTTTCTAAAGTTACTTTTTTATCCTTAGCTGATACAGATTTCACTGCATCTCCTATAGTTATCTTTATATTTTTTTCCTCATACCATTTATCTTTTTTTATTTTCAATTTTTCTTCTGGCATATCAGCATAAAGATGCTCTGTCAACATAGTTCTATAATATGGCATTACACTTTCTTTTCCTATAATTTGAATATCTGCCAGTTTATTTTTACTTCTCACAGCATCTGCTGCTGATACTGCGGCTACTCCTCCACCAATTATAATTACTTTTTCCTCTTTATTTAAATTCTCTTCTTTTTTATTTTCTATTTTTATAAAGGCTTCTTTTCCTGCTCCACATACAGGACATACAGCTGGGCACTCTTCTCCATCTATTACTTCACTGCATACTGTACACTTCCAGCTTGTTTCTGAAACTGGTTTAATCTCTATTTCTTCAAAAAGTTCTTTTCCTACTCCACACACAGGACAGGTATCAGGCACTTCACCATCAGGAAATATTTCATCACATACTGTACATTTCCATGCTTTTCCTGAAATAACTTTTTTCTTTTCATCTCTATTTATAGAAGGTGTTGTTTTTTCTTCAGCTTTTACTTCTTCAAAAAATTCACTTCCTACATTGCATACAGGACATACCTCTGGTGGATTCTCTCCTTCAAATTCTTCTCCACATATTGTACATCTCCATTTTTTCATTTCCATATTCTCCTCCCTTTCCTG
Coding sequences within it:
- the dusB gene encoding tRNA dihydrouridine synthase DusB, with product MIKIYTAPIAGVTDYTYRGILKEFKPDLLFTEMVSINALEVACEKTLKVILRLREGDSVQLFGKDIKKMVESAKFVESLGVKHIDINSGCPMKKIVNNGYGAALMEQPELVRAMLSEMRSALDDKTDLSIKIRVGYKESKNPVEIAKIAQETGCKHITVHGRTREQMYTGKADWSLIKQVKESVDIPVIGNGDIFTAEDAKERVDYSGVDGIMLARGIFGNPWLIRDIREYFEHGKILHPVTDIEKIDMAIEHTRRTEIEHPERPFIFELRKHLCWYLKGIRNTAEIKDKINHTDNYNEIVELLNRVKDNLLSEPEIVTM
- the thrS gene encoding threonine--tRNA ligase, whose translation is MKVELPSGDIKEFEGQVNMFEVAKSISNSLAKKAVAVKIDGTLMDMATILDRDAKVEFIPADSEEGEEVIRHSTAHLMAQAVIRLFPGTKVAIGPAIENGFYYDFDPKEQFTEEDLVKIEAEMKKIVKENEKIERVMMTREEAIEHFEKLGEIYKVEIIKEIAQGEILSFYKQGEFMDLCRGPHVPSTSYLKAFKLKSVAGAYWRGDSNNKMLQRIYGFAFSDEAKLKAYLTLLEEAERRDHRKLGKELDLFFVSEYGPGFPIFLPKGMVIRNTLIDLWRREHTLAGYQEITTPIMLNKELWEISGHWFNYRENMYTSTIDETEFAIKPMNCPGGILAYKYQLHSYKDFPIRCGELGTVHRHEFSGALHGLMRVRSFTQDDAHIFMTPDQIEEEIIGVVELIDKFYSKLFGFEYHIELSTKPEKAIGSNEIWEKAEAALAGALDKIGKPYKLNPGDGAFYGPKLDFKIKDAIGRTWQCGTIQLDFNLPERFDISYIGEDGEKHRPVMIHRVVYGSIERFIGILIEHFAGAFPLWLAPTQVKILTINDEVVPYAKEIFKALQERGIRAEIDDRAESIGYKIREANGKYKVPVQLILGKNEVENREVNIRKFGSQQQESMKLDEFLDIIVDEAKIRFDK
- the trxA gene encoding thioredoxin; the protein is MSSLINLNEITFKEEVINNKGIVIVDFWAEWCGPCKVLAPILEEISEEGKVKIYKVNVDENPSLAGQFGIKSIPTMVVFENGIRVDQVVGLRPKEEIKEKLAAY
- a CDS encoding FAD-dependent oxidoreductase, whose product is MEMKKWRCTICGEEFEGENPPEVCPVCNVGSEFFEEVKAEEKTTPSINRDEKKKVISGKAWKCTVCDEIFPDGEVPDTCPVCGVGKELFEEIEIKPVSETSWKCTVCSEVIDGEECPAVCPVCGAGKEAFIKIENKKEENLNKEEKVIIIGGGVAAVSAADAVRSKNKLADIQIIGKESVMPYYRTMLTEHLYADMPEEKLKIKKDKWYEEKNIKITIGDAVKSVSAKDKKVTLESGKEYLYDKLILATGSECFIPPIKNASLDGVFTIRSMKDTENVKEYVKKCKRAVVIGGGVLGLEAAWGLKELGMEVSVIEMMQRILPRQLDEKGSKILEQAIVRSGVKVYKGVVVDHLEGEGKVSSVVLEKGEHIMADLVVISAGILPNKQLAVDMGLQTGRGIIVNEKMETSEKDIYACGDAAEYEGKVIGLWQIAMEQGKTAGINASGDSAVYKEQIQPLNFDGMNIKLISIGLIGNGKECEEFIEDIDTKKSIYKKLYFEENKLKGAILIGDVSKGITIIKSVRENTEKNILLGKLYS